The sequence below is a genomic window from Theobroma cacao cultivar B97-61/B2 chromosome 6, Criollo_cocoa_genome_V2, whole genome shotgun sequence.
atttaactCTATCAGTCATAAATGTAGTTTTTAATCtaagaaatttcaatttaaaaagtataatctcaaatattaaacaaaataaaagcataaaaaataaataaaaaattaaaagggtGAAATAGCTCAGATTTTATGATTGTAATTAGAGATTTGTCATTTCCAAATTAAGCAAGTcagaataaataattatttttatacttattgCTAACTCCATATCTcccttttccatttttaaaagaaaaaactaaatcaaCCTATCTTGCAAATTTGAGTTtagttcaaattaaaaattaaatcaaataaatttcaaaattttatactattataaatagaagaaaacaagaatttatttaattttttatattattttatttcaacatAATGCAAGTTATTTATCTGAATTTGGCTTTcgatatgaaatttttttcaaaattttttaatagaaagagaattcaaacttaatttttgtaaaaaagataaattaatgtacatattttataatcaaataattaagtaagaaagtatttatatattttttaataccataaattttttacacTTAACTATTAGCTTATTAATAAGTGTATCTATTACCTACTTAAATAattgtatttttcaaatatttttttaatttaatccttcaacattttaattttgtttaatttagttcatatattatatatttttattcaatttaaccCTTATAACATAGTACAAAATTTTTTGACCTACCACATGGCACTGACATGTCAACATTACCACACCATCATATTGTGCCACATGGTACTACCACATTATCATGCCATAATGTTGGTGTCATGTCACGCCATAATGTTGGTGTCATGTCATTATAATGAGATACGTCAATGCTGACATTATTTCATTTAACGGTAAACTTGGATATTGttaaagagaaaaactaaattgaagcaatttataaaattgaaaaactaaaTTATTGCGATTTTTAGtagaaagattaaattgaacaaaatgcTCTAATATAGTGACTTCCTAAGTATTTTGACGTTTTAATGCTTTCTGTTATGAAGGTTACTCCATGTACTTCTTTACAGCCTTCAGAGTAGGGTGGCAACATTTAATTCAATTGAattataatgataaaatttaacgCTGAGTCATAAGataatgagaaatttgatagttatttaaaaaaaattatcatgaagcaatttaaaaaataaaaaaatgatttattaatGACAtaatgtttgaataaaattttaaattatttaagaaaattcaaataagtttttattctattattgtgttcaattaaactcttatattttattttgggtcaaataagctcttatgattaatgatttactaattgtcattagtcaaaatactatttgtcattttatatttatatggtATGAGTGTTAatataaaaagtgaaaaatatcatatcatcattatcaattatgatatattaatatgtcacattattatcaattttgatatattaacaTGTTATATCATTGTTACATAatatataatgataaatagtattttgattaagtaaatcattagttataagagtttatttaactcaaaataaaaatttaaagactTATGtggctcaaaataaaaatataaggatttgaatataataaaaatataagaacttattgaaattttttaaaataatttagagactTTTTTCTAGATATTATACCTTTAAATTAATAGAGATTTCCAAAGATCAAGCAGCTCGCTTAGGCTTGTAAACTCATCTTGACTTGGGTTgagccttttttttctttggatactagagaataaaataaaaattaattacattattCTAGATCAAGATATACTTAGATTATTTgcaagtaaaaatataaataatctTAGTGGgtgaagaattaaaaatatgaagaTCCAAAAATAAATCCCTATTTTGTGTTATCATCCAATCAGCACACTATTAGTTTCACGATGAGTGAGATAAGGAGCATTCCTAATTTAATGGtactattatattattaaataatatattgtattaaaattaaaatttaatatataaaaatattaatattaatataaaattatttataaaaattgttaataataaaaatattaaattaatatataaattgaaCCAAGCTCaaatttgactttaaaaaAGATTGGGCTAAATTATAACACCATTGCTAACTAAAGATGATAATAGATATTTCATAATCAGAGATACTATATCACTTGACTAGATTAAGCAAGATTAGATTACTTTCTAATTTGATTCAAGTAAGATTTAGATAGTAAAATTACTACTAATCATAAGTTCGTGTAGAATTCAGGAAGTGATTTTATGATACCTACAACTtgaatttagttttttattttacatgcACAACTTGaatctaattataaataataattttttatatttaaaattaattttatatattatttatttataaatgatttataattaatgaatacatactaaaatttactaattgttcaaaatatgattttaaattttaaattattttttatgaattaattttaattaatttatttaattttgattaataatgtatataaattgattttaaattattttaatcagATTTGAGTTTTTtgtgaataataataattagatttGAGCGTTAagtgttaatttttaattataatcgAACAAAATacgattaattaaattttaatcaagttgAAAATTAGCAAATTCCATATCCTCTCTCATTCCTACTAGTAATTGCTGTACGTAAGCGGCAGAGACATTAACAAGGGGAATCACACAGGTTGGTGAGTCACCCCCCTCCATTCCTCTGCTGACGTGTTTTCCTTCCAAAACATAAAATCTGTCGATTGCtctctccttctctctcttgtCCTCTGTCTACGTTACGAAGTTTTCAGATTCTCGCTCTTGCTCTTTTCCTAATTCTTGAAGGAAGAAACCAAATAACAAAAGGAAAACCCTAATTGAATCCCATTGGATTGTCTATTGATCCCAATCAATCGAAATTCAACAGTTTCCCTCCTTTTCAACGGCCCTGATTCAACCAACCTATCAAGCAAATAGATCTATCTTAAACACTTTAACTCAAGCAATCAATTTGGGTTTTggtgtttctttttattatcgAAATGGATTCGAGCAGGCGAGCCGTGGAATCGTACTGGAGATCGCGGATGATCGATGGGGCAACCTCGGATGAAGACAAAGTAACGCCCGTTTATAAGTTAGAAGAGATCTGTGAGCTCTTGAGATCGTCGCATGTAAGTATTGTGAAAGAGGTCTCGGAGTTTATCTTGAAACGACTCGATCACAAAAGTCCCATCGTCAAACAAAAGGTAATTTCATTCAATTCCCCTTctaattttgtttgattttgggTTAAATCTAGTCAATTCTAATTCATTTGTTGTTTTGGCTGAGAAATTTCACAGGaagagggaaaaaaaggagaaaaattgatCTCAATTTAGTCAAGTAGCTGTATAATAGTGTTAAATTTAACATAGATTTTGATTAGTTAAGTATCAGTatcaaaatattctatttgtATTTGTATATAAACGCTACTGAAAGCAAAACGCAAGTAacataataacaataaaatggGCCTGATATTCTTGAAAGGCGAAGAAGTTTTGAGGTACTGAGGGTTAATGTGTGGGCAATAGTATCCTATAACTGTTAATGATCAGAACATGTCGTAATCAGTTGCTAGTGGGATTTTTTCAGGCTTTGAGGCTAATAAAATATGCAGTGGGAAAATCTGGTGTGGAGTTTAGGAGGGAGATGCAGAGGAACTCAGTGGCAGTGCGTCAGTTATTTCATTACAAGGGGCAGCCAGATCCTTTGAAGGGGGATGCACTTAATAAGGCTGTGCGGGACACAGCTCATGAGGCTATTTCTGCTATATTTGCAGAGGACAATAATAATACTAAACCTTCTCCTGCAGATGACCTTAACAAACGAATACAAGGATTTGGGAATACAAACTTTGAAATGCCCTCGGATGATAAGAAATCATTTCTAAGTGAGGTAGTTGGCATTGGAAGTGCATCTATCAAGCAGGGAATTAGTAGTTTTACTCAGGGTCATTCACTTAGAAAGAACGATAATGGAAACTACAAGAGTCCTACTCTTCGAAGATCATTGACAACAGAAAGTGACCATTCTGATAGGTATGAACCAGTTGAATTGCGAAATGATACTCAAGGGGTTTCCAAGATTACTGCTAGTGGACCTTGGGGCCAGGATTCAAAAGTATTAAAGACAGAAACGACAAATGGGGAAGCTAGTTCGAATTATTCGGAGACTAAAACTCGTGAAGAAAGATTGTTGGAAACCATAGTAACATCCGGTGGTGTACGTCTACAACCTACTCGAGATGCCATTCAGGCTTTCCTTGTGGAGGCTGCAAAGCTTGATGCCTTGGCTTTAAGTCATGCCCTTGAATCTAAGCTTCTATCTCCAATGTGGCAGGTAACTCTCTGTTCCCATGCATTAAATCATGAGTTGACAAGGTGACAATTGGGGGGTGGGGGGGTATGGTTACTTAGCTCAAATCTAGGCTCTTGAAACTTTGCCACCCACACAGGCACACTGTTCTCATTAAGTGGTTATGTTTACAATGGGgataattttatgttgatttctTTTCGAGACTATGAATGGAGTATTTATTTCCTTAGTTGTCTTTTGACTTTAACAAGAATTATTGATGGTCAGGTTCGCATGAAAGCTGTGTGTGTGCTTGAGTCCATTTTGAGGAGAAAGGAAGATGAGCATTTTTTAATTGTGGCTTCTTATTTTACTGAGAACAAAGATGTTGTTTTGAGATGTTCAGAGTCTCCCCAAACTTCTCTAAGAGAAAAGGCTAACAAGGTAAATATCTCAGTCAGCCTtctattttacttttaatgaggaaaataaaatatgaaagcaCTGTTTTCAGTGGCATGGTTGaagggttttctttttcttttttccatttgtTTTACTTAGCAACTAATGTATACTCTAATTCAGTAACTGGTTTCATGggggaaaaggaaaattcaaCTAACTTATGTTTGAGAACTTGCTTTTAGGGATATGGATAgcttcaattaaaattatttttaaatgttgaTTGTACCTTGGTTTCATGATTAAGTGACCAATTGAACTGCCCATACTGTTTGAGTTTATTAAGGTTTGCATTTACTGATAGCATATTAATGCAGATCTAAGTTGATATAGTGTATTAATTcttcttttaaataaaagaaatctaTGAAATTTTTGTGATCTATTATATAATGAGGTTTGATGCTAcctcatttttttccttaaacaTCTGTCCGGAAGTGTAAATAGCCCCTTCAAATTGATTTGTTTGTCgtttcctttttattattatttgaggACACATCTATCTTTACTTGTTAACAAACCTAtaaattgagatattttaggTTGCTCTTGACAGATGTCACATTATGTTTCATTTCCCTTGTTTTGATTACTCTTCTGCATAAATAACGGTATTCGTGATCTCTGTATGATCATTTTGCttaatcttttatttctttcaaccTTATGATCCTTAATGTTATATGACTTTGAATAGTTATTATTAAATGCTAATATAGAGCTGGTAGGGATACTATTTTCTTAGTTAATGAAGTAGATGTCACAATtgacatatatatttaatctGGTAAACAGGTGTTGATCCTTTTGAATGGGGAACAGACAGGTGGTTTGGCAAGTAATTCAGAAAAGTCTTTGAAGGCTGAGACCACTCCCGTTCAAATGCCTGACCTGATAGACACTGGTGGTCCAGATGATTACACTGGATTAGATAATTCCACAAAAAACCAACATGATCAAAATATTGCGAATCTGACAGCAACCCCGCTTATTGATGACTTATTTGGAGATGGTCTGGATGCTGGTCTCAGCACCAGTGAAcagaaaaatgatgatgatcccTTTGCAGACGTCTCATTTCACACTGATGAGGGTAGAGAAAATGTGGACGATCTCTTCTCTGGGATGACTATAGATGACAAGTCAGTTGTCAATGGTAATCATGCGGCTGCAAATATAAAATCTGAGCTAATTGATATCTTTGGGACCAATTCTGAAGCTCCATTTGAGCCTGAGAATAAACAAAATGATGTCAATGATTTAATGGTTGGCTTGTCGATGAATGAGAATTCATCTAGTTTGAAGCAGAAAGGAATCTCTTCTGAGGCACACCCTGAAAATATATTTGCTGATATAAACACTCATTCTAGCCATGAAGCTTCTAATGATGCTTTGAGTGGTACCCTTGGTTCTCAAGCCGCTGGGATGAACACAAATCCGATGTTTCCTTTAGGGACCATGCCATATTCCTTTTCTCCTGGAATAATGTTGAACCCAGCCTTTTCTTCTCAGCCCATGAATTATGGTGCTATGGGGAGTTTCTTTGCT
It includes:
- the LOC18595985 gene encoding VHS domain-containing protein At3g16270; the protein is MDSSRRAVESYWRSRMIDGATSDEDKVTPVYKLEEICELLRSSHVSIVKEVSEFILKRLDHKSPIVKQKALRLIKYAVGKSGVEFRREMQRNSVAVRQLFHYKGQPDPLKGDALNKAVRDTAHEAISAIFAEDNNNTKPSPADDLNKRIQGFGNTNFEMPSDDKKSFLSEVVGIGSASIKQGISSFTQGHSLRKNDNGNYKSPTLRRSLTTESDHSDRYEPVELRNDTQGVSKITASGPWGQDSKVLKTETTNGEASSNYSETKTREERLLETIVTSGGVRLQPTRDAIQAFLVEAAKLDALALSHALESKLLSPMWQVRMKAVCVLESILRRKEDEHFLIVASYFTENKDVVLRCSESPQTSLREKANKVLILLNGEQTGGLASNSEKSLKAETTPVQMPDLIDTGGPDDYTGLDNSTKNQHDQNIANLTATPLIDDLFGDGLDAGLSTSEQKNDDDPFADVSFHTDEGRENVDDLFSGMTIDDKSVVNGNHAAANIKSELIDIFGTNSEAPFEPENKQNDVNDLMVGLSMNENSSSLKQKGISSEAHPENIFADINTHSSHEASNDALSGTLGSQAAGMNTNPMFPLGTMPYSFSPGIMLNPAFSSQPMNYGAMGSFFAQQQLLATMSNLQHLANLNAQNAAINHVSSGSNGGYSSALPDIFQSNFPIQTPSSMMNSSKKEDTRAFDFISDHLAAARDPKRTM